In the genome of Thiohalomonas denitrificans, one region contains:
- a CDS encoding EF-Tu C-terminal domain-related protein, whose product PHTKFECEVYVLSKEEGGRHTPFFNGYRPQFYFRTTDVTGACDLPEGVEMVMPGDNVQMTVSLIAPIAMEEGLRFAVREGGRTVGAGVVAKILE is encoded by the coding sequence CCGCACACCAAGTTCGAGTGCGAAGTGTACGTGCTGTCGAAGGAAGAGGGTGGTCGTCACACGCCGTTCTTCAACGGCTATCGTCCGCAGTTCTACTTCCGTACCACGGACGTGACCGGTGCCTGCGACCTGCCCGAAGGGGTCGAGATGGTGATGCCGGGCGATAACGTGCAGATGACCGTGTCGCTGATCGCACCGATTGCGATGGAAGAGGGGCTGCGTTTCGCAGTTCGCGAAGGTGGCCGCACCGTGGGTGCCGGCGTTGTTGCGAAGATCCTCGAGTAA